The following nucleotide sequence is from Bdellovibrio sp. ArHS.
TGAATATTCCTGAGATGAATTATTTGTTGCTGAATGCGCCTCGACGCTTTCTAGATGGATATACGTGGTATGGAGAACCGCCATTTCAAAGTAACGGTGTGCTTAAAATCCGTGAGAAGCTTTTTGATCTCTTAAATGATCTTGAAAACCAAGGCTGGGATCCTAAAAAAATATTCCTTTTTGGTTTTTCGCAAGGATGTTTGATCAGTGCGGATGTCGGTTTAAATTATCCCAAAAAACTTGCGGGGGTTGTTGGCATCAGCGGGTATTTCAATTTCTATCCACGCTGGCGTACGAATTTATCGATGGAGGCCCGGCATACACCTTGGTTATTCACGCATGGGCATCAAGACGATATTCTGCCTTTGGAAGAAACCAAATACGGGGTGGATAAGCTGAAGGACGCCGGACTAAAAGTGTCCTGGGTTGAAATGGACAAAGATCACTCGTTAAAAGAAGAAGAATATCCGATTATTCGTCGGTGGGTGCGAGAGCAGCTGTCGGATCTTAAGAAATAGTTCTTTGCAAAGGCGGTTGAAATCCGCCTTTCTTATTTTTATCTAGCTCAAAAGAATCAAAAAATAGTGCGAACCTGAGTTTGTTCACGCACCTTCGGCGTGCTTTATCCTAGTGATTCTCAAAAAACTTTGGGATGAACGTCTTAAATTTTCTTTTTCCGTAACTAAAATTGCCGCTTTGTAACCTCGCTTATGTAGGATCTCACAAACACACAACGCCAATTTTTCACGGAGGAAGAATGACGAAAAAAACATTACTAAGTTCACTTGTGTTGACTGCCTATCTTGGATTAGCTGCCTGTGCAGGAAACAGTGACGACTTAAGTTCCACGGAGACTTTGCAGGACGATACAACACAAGAGCAAGTGTTTGACTCTACGGCTCAGTCGGAAAATCCGGAAGCGACCGGCATGGTTGAAGAAAATGCTGTTGCCAGCAGCACCAAATCTGCGATCTTGAAGGAGTACGACTATGTGGATCCCAGCCGAGCCATCAACACGGATGCTTTGGCTAAAGCGCTGATTTATTTCGATTCGAATAAATCAAAAATCAAAAATAAGAACTATGTGTCTGTGATCGATTTCGGTGCGAAGTCCACGAAAGCTCGTTTCCACATCATCGATATGAAAACGGGAAAAGTTTGGAGCATTCACGTGGCTCACGGCAAAGGCTCTGACTCGAACCACGACGGTTATGCAGAGAAGTTCAGCAACACGTCAGGCTCTAAAGCAAGTTCGTTGGGTTACTATCTGACCGGAAGCACTTACAATGGTTCGAATGGATTGTCTTTAAGAATGGATGGTCTTTCTTCGACGAATTCCAATGCGCGCGGTCGTGCGGTTGTAATCCATGGCGCCAACTATGTCAGCGAAAAATCTGTGATTCAGGGTCGTAGCTGGGGTTGCCCCGCGGTGGCAAGCTCACTTAAAACCAAAGTTATCAATATGTTAAAAGGCGGCTCTTTGATTTACGCCTACGCAAATTAATCGCTCTAGTTCTCATGGCCCCTCGAAGCCCACACGTGTCCTTCTGGAATCCCCGCGTGTGGGTTTCTTTTTTGCAGAGTCGACCTTCGTTAAGAAATTAGATGGACTCGGCGTTCTCTTCGACGAGGCTTAAGAGTTTTGCGTAAAGGTCCATTTTGACTGCCGGAGTGCTTTGGAGGTCTTTATAGAAGCGACCGGTATTCACCTCGGGCAATCCATTGTTTTCAAAGACCAAACGATCGACGATCTTTTGGATTTGATCCATGGATAGACCTTTTTTCTTTTCGGTGATGATCTCTTCCACCATTTCGATTAAGGCATTGCCTGTGATGCGTTTATCGGAGTTAAGTTTTTCCGCGCGCTCACAAATGCCTTTTATAATCGTGTCGGGCTTCTGTTTGCCTGCGGCCGCAATCACTAAAGAGCGATAGGCCATCTGGAATTTTTCAATGTGACGCTGTTGCTTTTCTCCCATACGGGCATCGCGGGCTTTGGCGAAACTTGAAAGAATGATTTTGAAGAAGTTGCCGTCGGTCATCCAGCGTTTTTCAAAAGGCACCGGGCTTTCCAACAGAAACTTTGGATATTCTTTTAAAATAGAGCGCATATTAAAAAGGGCGGGATGATTTACACCGTCGGCGACCTTTTCTGTGGAACCACTGATTTTTGCGCGTTCGAAGAACGAGAATTCTTTGTCAAATTTTTCGAACAGATTTTTGTGGGTGAATATATTATTTCTTTGGGTTTCATTAAAGCCCATGCGATATAAGATTCTTTCCGCACGTTTTTTGTCGAAAGTTTTATTGAACTTCAGAACCTCTGGATGCCGGGCGAACTGGCGCAGCGGTTTCTTTTTCTTGGTTTTCAGGTAGTCGACCATTTGTGCGAAAACTTGTACAATCAGACGAGCCTTCTGTTTTTGTTCGTTAAGATTGGTCGAGAATCTTTCCACATCATCATAGCGATATTTGTCGTGGCGAATCCCGAACTGACGAACACTTCCGTAATCGATAATCCCGGCATCAGCCAGGACATTGTCGCCATCCCAGTCTAACCAAGCAAAGATGTAGTCAATATCCATTTGCGCCGTAAATTCAGCGAAGGCCTTTGAGACACAGCTTAACAGCGCATCGTATCTTTGCAGGCCTCGAGACGGGATATCCCACGATTTATTGGCGACTTGACGATCGATCAGATAGTCAGTGGCGGCTTTTAAAGTGTCGTATTTTTCCTGTTTCAAATAAAGAAATAGATGTGCCGGACGAATTAAGTTCGGTGCGGCTCTGACACCGATGCCGTAACCTTTTCCCAAATCGATGACGCAAAGGACTCGTTCCGTGCGCAAACCCTGCAAATGCATGACTTCGGCAAGAATCGACGCTCCCAAAAGCTCGTCGATCTCGGCCAGGCCACACCCATAGCCGAACTCGGTGCCACCGGTTTTTAGCGGTTTAGCGGCCTCTACAGCTCCCGGAGCAAGACACGTGACACCGGTTCCGCGACTAGAGACATCCCAGGTGGTGCCGCGATGATAAACGGTGCCATTCCAAATGCCCCGGCCGTCGCCGGAAGTTTTGCCTTGTTTGTTGGCGTGTTGAAGTTGCAGATAGCGGGTGGCCATGTGGCGATGCGGGCGGATGGTTTCAGGATCGATGCGGCGTTGCGTGAGTTCGTCGTATTCGTTGATGATTTGAATTGAAAAAGTCTCAATCAATTTATTTTCTAAATCTTCAGTCATCTGCAGAGGATG
It contains:
- a CDS encoding serine esterase, whose protein sequence is MISTNLFKHKFIPAKKKSEFLMIVLHGRGDSIRPFYSFDDELNIPEMNYLLLNAPRRFLDGYTWYGEPPFQSNGVLKIREKLFDLLNDLENQGWDPKKIFLFGFSQGCLISADVGLNYPKKLAGVVGISGYFNFYPRWRTNLSMEARHTPWLFTHGHQDDILPLEETKYGVDKLKDAGLKVSWVEMDKDHSLKEEEYPIIRRWVREQLSDLKK
- a CDS encoding murein L,D-transpeptidase catalytic domain family protein encodes the protein MTKKTLLSSLVLTAYLGLAACAGNSDDLSSTETLQDDTTQEQVFDSTAQSENPEATGMVEENAVASSTKSAILKEYDYVDPSRAINTDALAKALIYFDSNKSKIKNKNYVSVIDFGAKSTKARFHIIDMKTGKVWSIHVAHGKGSDSNHDGYAEKFSNTSGSKASSLGYYLTGSTYNGSNGLSLRMDGLSSTNSNARGRAVVIHGANYVSEKSVIQGRSWGCPAVASSLKTKVINMLKGGSLIYAYAN